One Ignavibacteriota bacterium DNA segment encodes these proteins:
- a CDS encoding TonB-dependent receptor → MRPSFALRLAVLLLLLLPSLALASGTLKGLVVDASTNEALAGAHILLVGTAIGGATDLNGQYMVRNVPAGTYTVRCSYVGYDSKEVKVTIADDAILTQNFGLKAIMVEGQEVVITGQAVGQVAAINQQLNSTRIVNVISEQKIKELPDANAAEAIGRLPGVSVTRSGGEANKIILRGLSETMTTITVDGVQLSATDADSRGVDLSTIAQGSLSGITLTKAITSDMDGQAIAGNVNFMTKAAPSERTIQLTAQGMYNGMDKAYGQFNLYGNYGERFFDNVFGVQVFGNIERRVRSSENFSVAYNLNVPRAGKMDWNITSFGVQYVPEQRRRSGAKIILDANTPDEGVVKLAIDANRTERRLSYMSRSYPTNSGEVSYNFGGQDFNTDILALSLQGENHLAGFDVDWGLSFTQSKTDMPYNYNLNFVEPALIQNGVTISGMRGVPVDLRKGPYEALIPFAMNNFNYASVQYAYISTNSRLDLQRTARLDVKRAYTLFDYAGEVKFGGKFSARFPRRYSTSFFSPYYNGVQYKSHMLNNDGQVVPKDLAAYGFGPLSQNAGLIFLTNFIAGESRDVFGQYALNPLFIADKMRSFYEMTRRGYDPNNTTREYSDNTEDAGGDYGAMEGVTSGYLMNTLNFGTFATLIAGVRVEADDNDYNALYSPTILSQFSTFRDTAGTHTESLVLPNAHLILRPTDFMNVRLAAYRGVLRPDFNLRLPTYVTVGIASYVDAWQLKLGNPGLKNATAWNYEANVQFYGDKIGLLSMSGYYKEIADQVEYLNGMPIFPGSRIPDSMGVKFRGGRVPFNFKYLLFYPYNSPEPTKVWGFELEHQLNFRYLPGLLSGITLSYNLSLVRNETWTPYAKIVYDTTFNEDGFPLENPRVVLAESKTRIPSAPEFFANAVIGYDIGGFSARLSYFHQGEFYNSFSADQRSNILQRSFERWDLSFKQDIDEMFSVGLNINNVTNTTEGTILENVPEGYRLEVNSYRFGTTADLWLRISL, encoded by the coding sequence GTGAGACCTTCTTTCGCTCTGCGGCTGGCGGTACTGTTGCTCCTCCTCCTTCCTTCGCTTGCTCTGGCCTCCGGTACCCTCAAGGGTCTCGTCGTTGACGCGTCAACGAACGAGGCACTCGCGGGTGCGCACATCCTGCTCGTCGGCACGGCCATTGGCGGGGCAACCGACCTCAACGGTCAGTACATGGTGCGTAACGTACCGGCGGGCACGTACACGGTGAGATGCTCGTACGTCGGGTACGACTCCAAAGAGGTGAAGGTGACGATCGCGGATGATGCGATCCTCACGCAGAACTTCGGCCTCAAGGCAATCATGGTCGAGGGCCAGGAGGTGGTCATCACCGGGCAGGCCGTCGGGCAGGTGGCGGCGATCAACCAGCAGTTGAACTCGACACGGATCGTGAATGTGATCTCCGAGCAGAAGATCAAGGAGCTGCCCGACGCGAATGCCGCTGAAGCGATCGGCCGTCTCCCGGGCGTCTCGGTGACACGGTCCGGCGGCGAGGCGAACAAGATCATCCTCCGCGGGTTGAGTGAGACGATGACGACGATCACCGTGGACGGCGTGCAGCTCTCGGCGACCGATGCGGACTCGCGCGGCGTCGACCTCAGCACCATCGCGCAGGGATCCCTCTCCGGTATCACGCTGACCAAGGCCATCACCTCCGATATGGACGGTCAGGCCATCGCCGGCAACGTGAACTTCATGACGAAGGCCGCACCGTCCGAGCGCACCATCCAGCTGACGGCGCAGGGGATGTACAACGGTATGGACAAGGCGTACGGCCAGTTCAACCTGTACGGCAATTACGGCGAACGGTTCTTCGACAATGTCTTCGGCGTCCAGGTCTTCGGAAACATCGAACGACGCGTCCGCAGCAGCGAGAACTTCAGTGTCGCGTACAACCTGAACGTCCCGAGGGCGGGGAAGATGGATTGGAACATCACCAGCTTCGGCGTCCAGTATGTGCCGGAGCAGCGCCGGCGCAGCGGTGCGAAGATCATCCTCGATGCGAACACACCGGATGAGGGTGTGGTGAAGCTCGCGATCGATGCGAACCGGACGGAGCGACGCTTGTCGTATATGTCCCGCTCCTATCCCACCAACTCCGGGGAGGTCAGCTACAATTTCGGAGGACAGGACTTCAATACGGACATTCTTGCGCTCTCGCTGCAGGGAGAGAACCACCTTGCGGGGTTCGATGTCGACTGGGGACTGTCGTTCACGCAATCGAAGACGGATATGCCGTACAACTACAACCTGAATTTCGTCGAGCCGGCATTGATCCAGAACGGTGTCACGATCTCGGGGATGCGTGGTGTACCGGTGGATCTTCGGAAGGGCCCGTACGAGGCGCTCATCCCGTTCGCCATGAATAACTTCAACTATGCGTCCGTCCAGTACGCGTACATCTCGACGAACAGCAGGCTGGACCTGCAGCGGACGGCACGGCTTGACGTGAAGCGCGCCTACACACTCTTTGATTATGCCGGCGAAGTGAAGTTTGGTGGCAAGTTCTCCGCACGGTTCCCCCGGCGGTACAGTACCTCGTTCTTCTCCCCGTACTACAACGGCGTGCAGTACAAGAGCCACATGCTCAACAACGATGGCCAGGTGGTGCCGAAGGACCTCGCGGCATACGGCTTCGGGCCGCTCAGTCAGAACGCCGGACTCATCTTCCTGACGAACTTCATCGCGGGCGAGTCCCGGGACGTCTTCGGGCAGTACGCACTGAATCCGCTCTTCATCGCGGACAAGATGCGGAGCTTCTACGAGATGACGCGGCGGGGCTACGACCCGAACAACACTACGCGCGAATATTCCGATAACACCGAGGATGCGGGAGGGGACTACGGGGCGATGGAGGGGGTGACCTCCGGCTACCTCATGAACACCCTGAACTTCGGGACGTTCGCGACATTGATCGCGGGCGTGCGCGTCGAGGCAGATGACAACGATTACAACGCCCTCTACTCGCCGACCATCCTGTCGCAGTTCTCAACCTTCCGTGACACGGCAGGCACCCACACGGAATCGCTGGTGCTGCCGAACGCGCACCTGATCCTCCGCCCAACGGACTTCATGAACGTCCGTCTGGCGGCGTACCGCGGCGTCCTGCGCCCGGACTTCAACCTCCGCCTGCCGACGTACGTCACGGTCGGTATCGCATCGTACGTCGACGCGTGGCAGCTGAAACTCGGCAATCCCGGCCTGAAGAACGCCACCGCATGGAATTACGAAGCCAACGTCCAGTTCTACGGCGACAAGATCGGTCTGCTCTCGATGTCCGGGTATTACAAAGAGATCGCTGATCAGGTGGAATACCTGAACGGGATGCCGATCTTTCCCGGGAGCAGGATCCCGGACAGCATGGGTGTCAAGTTCAGAGGCGGCAGGGTGCCTTTCAATTTCAAGTACCTTCTCTTCTACCCCTACAACTCGCCCGAACCGACGAAGGTCTGGGGGTTCGAACTCGAGCATCAGTTGAACTTCCGGTATCTGCCCGGTTTGCTGAGCGGCATCACGCTCTCCTATAACCTTTCCCTGGTACGGAACGAGACCTGGACGCCCTACGCCAAGATCGTGTACGATACGACGTTCAATGAGGACGGCTTCCCCCTGGAGAATCCGCGTGTTGTTCTGGCCGAGTCGAAGACGCGCATCCCGAGTGCGCCGGAGTTCTTTGCCAATGCGGTGATCGGGTACGACATCGGCGGATTCTCGGCCCGACTGTCCTACTTCCACCAGGGTGAGTTCTACAACTCGTTCTCCGCGGACCAGCGGTCGAACATCCTTCAACGTTCGTTCGAACGGTGGGATCTGTCGTTCAAGCAGGACATCGACGAGATGTTCTCGGTCGGATTGAATATCAACAATGTGACGAATACGACCGAGGGGACGATCCTCGAGAACGTTCCTGAGGGGTATCGCCTGGAAGTGAACAGTTACCGGTTCGGCACCACGGCCGATCTCTGGCTCCGGATCTCCTTGTAG
- a CDS encoding T9SS type A sorting domain-containing protein yields the protein MQRSLRTVLPILLLVLAATSVFGQHTMFLPKPTTTTYLDDIIIGDTLANGTRADAQRVYVLQRGGVWYWHNVVVNLGWSLNIQAADTGSGAMPRIYTRPVPTTTAVPYQMVDVAGPIYIKGLQIVGYYDRDTSALNTYGCTFIFFRRANPSPDRAEFYNNVFGNSGQAILGTFGSFSVAKFVDNKIGNDGVPPTADLGNGRIVDFRNVSLDSAIFVNNTLVNGFDRAIRKRNSVGRTGVYIIDHNTIYQNGGRYGLISLGAVGSKVQITNNLLVDPMFFGADTSSRRQSDFAEMNEFDAQGKAKMAWIFHMANAAADTLGGGKPNTQWNIAKNYWYVTPQMQAVYDSCRAMGWDPAIWAGRPVSDSIKSKIADTANAFIKLTSFAFTKITAPLTSVALYATMPEALGGTAGASSGGVWPGYDKRMTEYYRDTLDASYSTSSPAYAGGTGGFPAGDLNWFPARKAAWAVLNGVDDQPVSGVAEVYTLSQNYPNPFNPSTKIAFSIPKASQVTLKVYNLIGQEVASLVNENLNAGEHTASFNAGTLSSGVYFYTIRAGNFTSTRKMMLLK from the coding sequence ATGCAACGATCGTTACGGACAGTGTTGCCGATCCTGCTGCTGGTCCTTGCGGCCACATCAGTGTTCGGGCAGCACACGATGTTCCTGCCGAAGCCGACCACGACGACGTATCTTGATGACATCATCATTGGCGATACGCTGGCGAACGGTACGCGCGCGGATGCGCAGCGGGTGTATGTGCTGCAGCGCGGCGGCGTGTGGTACTGGCACAATGTCGTCGTTAACCTCGGCTGGAGCCTGAATATCCAGGCCGCGGACACGGGTTCCGGCGCGATGCCGAGGATCTATACGCGCCCGGTTCCGACCACGACCGCTGTGCCGTATCAAATGGTCGATGTCGCAGGTCCGATCTACATCAAGGGGTTGCAGATCGTGGGATATTATGACCGCGACACCTCGGCACTGAATACCTATGGCTGCACGTTCATTTTCTTCCGCCGTGCAAATCCGAGCCCCGACCGCGCAGAGTTCTACAACAACGTCTTCGGGAACTCCGGTCAGGCGATCCTCGGTACGTTCGGTTCGTTCAGTGTCGCGAAATTCGTGGACAACAAGATCGGAAACGATGGTGTTCCTCCGACGGCCGACCTCGGCAACGGACGCATCGTCGACTTCCGCAATGTGTCGCTCGACAGCGCGATCTTCGTCAACAACACGCTGGTGAACGGCTTTGACCGTGCCATCCGCAAGAGGAACAGTGTTGGCCGCACCGGTGTGTACATCATCGATCACAACACCATTTATCAGAACGGTGGCCGGTACGGTTTGATCTCTCTGGGTGCGGTTGGCTCGAAGGTCCAGATCACGAACAACCTGCTGGTCGACCCGATGTTCTTTGGTGCCGACACCAGCTCGAGGCGCCAGAGCGACTTCGCCGAGATGAATGAGTTTGACGCTCAGGGCAAGGCGAAGATGGCGTGGATCTTCCACATGGCGAATGCGGCGGCCGATACCCTCGGCGGCGGCAAGCCGAATACGCAGTGGAACATCGCCAAGAACTACTGGTACGTGACGCCGCAGATGCAGGCAGTCTATGATTCCTGCCGCGCCATGGGCTGGGATCCGGCGATCTGGGCCGGCCGTCCGGTGTCGGACTCGATCAAGTCCAAGATCGCGGATACTGCCAATGCCTTCATCAAGCTGACCTCTTTTGCTTTCACGAAGATCACTGCTCCTCTTACCTCGGTTGCCCTCTATGCAACGATGCCGGAAGCCCTCGGTGGCACCGCCGGTGCCTCGTCAGGTGGCGTGTGGCCGGGCTATGACAAACGCATGACGGAGTACTATCGTGACACGCTCGATGCATCGTACTCCACGAGCTCCCCGGCATACGCGGGTGGCACGGGTGGTTTCCCGGCAGGCGATCTGAACTGGTTCCCGGCCCGGAAGGCAGCATGGGCAGTGCTCAACGGCGTTGACGACCAGCCGGTCAGCGGTGTGGCCGAGGTCTATACGCTGTCGCAGAACTATCCGAACCCCTTCAACCCGTCGACCAAGATCGCATTCTCGATCCCGAAGGCATCGCAGGTCACGCTGAAGGTCTACAATCTGATCGGCCAGGAAGTGGCAAGCCTCGTGAACGAGAACCTCAACGCGGGCGAGCACACGGCCAGCTTCAATGCCGGAACCCTGTCGAGCGGCGTGTACTTCTACACGATCCGCGCCGGCAATTTCACCAGCACCCGGAAAATGATGTTGCTGAAGTAA
- a CDS encoding LacI family DNA-binding transcriptional regulator, whose protein sequence is MTITEIAKLANVSKSSVSLVLNNKPGVSERTRAKVLGIIKKYRYRPNQIAQSLAGGETKSIGLIVKEIDNPYFGRLMRGVYDACSKLGYTVLLGSSEQSTEKEAEIIRTMLSKRVDGLIISPIQNEDADYSYLVDLTKDAFPLVILGSMPNFPTNSVDIDNFAAAFDATSHLIRLGHKNITHLAGPSGHGLKRLEGFRAAMQEYGLPLQKHSIISVQPYTPHGYQAGKELFALTQGSPTAVFCYNDLVAIGLMNALLDLGIDVPGRVSIMGFDDIDIAEHLRIPLSTVRMPSYEIGTSAADLLISRLAEGASPRIERITLAYTLIERRSVARMTTPVLSGAVV, encoded by the coding sequence ATGACGATCACGGAAATCGCGAAACTGGCGAACGTCTCAAAGTCATCAGTTTCGTTGGTGCTCAACAACAAACCCGGGGTGTCGGAACGCACGCGGGCGAAGGTGCTCGGCATCATCAAGAAGTACAGGTACCGCCCGAACCAGATCGCCCAATCGCTGGCCGGCGGCGAGACCAAGAGCATCGGTCTGATCGTCAAGGAAATTGACAACCCCTATTTCGGCCGGCTGATGCGCGGGGTCTATGACGCATGCTCGAAGCTCGGCTACACGGTTCTTCTCGGGAGCTCGGAGCAGTCGACGGAAAAGGAAGCGGAGATCATCCGCACCATGCTGAGCAAGCGCGTGGATGGACTGATCATCTCCCCCATCCAGAACGAGGATGCGGACTATTCGTACCTTGTCGACCTGACAAAAGATGCCTTTCCGCTGGTGATCCTTGGATCCATGCCGAACTTCCCGACCAACAGCGTCGACATCGACAATTTCGCGGCCGCGTTCGACGCGACCTCACATCTGATCCGGCTCGGGCACAAGAATATCACGCATCTGGCAGGCCCATCAGGCCACGGGTTGAAACGCCTTGAAGGATTCCGTGCTGCGATGCAGGAGTACGGACTTCCGCTGCAGAAGCACAGCATCATCTCTGTACAGCCCTACACACCCCATGGATATCAGGCGGGAAAGGAGCTGTTCGCTCTGACCCAGGGATCCCCGACCGCCGTGTTCTGCTACAATGACCTCGTGGCGATCGGCCTGATGAATGCGCTCCTCGATCTGGGCATCGATGTCCCCGGACGTGTATCGATCATGGGCTTCGACGATATCGATATCGCGGAGCATCTCCGTATCCCACTCTCGACCGTGCGTATGCCCTCCTATGAGATCGGCACCTCTGCCGCCGATCTGCTGATCTCCCGGCTCGCGGAGGGAGCTTCTCCCCGCATCGAGCGTATCACGCTTGCGTATACGCTCATCGAGAGGAGGTCGGTCGCCCGGATGACCACTCCGGTCCTCTCTGGCGCCGTTGTGTGA